The proteins below are encoded in one region of Alicyclobacillus acidoterrestris:
- a CDS encoding GerAB/ArcD/ProY family transporter — protein sequence MSNVQISRFQLVIVLVWSILATGIVTVPFSVAQFTVRDSWITDLLFVAGGLLSAGTAAVFIRALPNRNLTNGLIDTFGPWLGRMFCLWFLVWLYLINCTILREVESFVSITILPRTPEYIIGLLCMAGISYMVYMGVEVVMRDGEFIIPLALAVTPVLFALSMKHMDVHELMPVLADGWQPVLRGAVTPDLTYALELLISLQFVRALRESRTLPKDMVTATAILTVLLTVIQIITTGVVGQSESYLSYPVLETVRSIRIGRFLERLDTLYVIGVMSTICIKLGVFHYAWCEGMKDVFKLSSHRIMALSGGLFVWAGSFAFFRSTKEMEHFIAGVAPAYFVVTLICIPLLAAMVMKFRRQAKR from the coding sequence ATGTCGAACGTACAGATTTCCCGATTTCAACTCGTCATCGTACTCGTTTGGAGCATCCTTGCCACCGGCATCGTCACAGTCCCGTTCAGCGTTGCCCAATTCACCGTCCGCGACAGCTGGATTACGGATCTCCTGTTTGTGGCCGGGGGCCTGTTGTCCGCTGGTACCGCTGCGGTATTCATCCGTGCGCTGCCAAACCGAAATCTAACCAACGGCTTGATTGACACATTCGGACCATGGCTGGGACGCATGTTTTGTCTTTGGTTTCTTGTCTGGCTGTACCTGATTAATTGCACCATCCTCCGGGAAGTAGAATCGTTTGTGAGCATCACCATCCTGCCTAGAACCCCGGAATATATCATCGGACTACTCTGCATGGCTGGGATCTCATACATGGTGTATATGGGTGTGGAGGTCGTTATGCGGGACGGTGAGTTCATCATACCGCTCGCGCTCGCTGTGACACCTGTTCTCTTTGCCCTGTCCATGAAGCACATGGATGTCCATGAACTGATGCCAGTTCTCGCCGACGGCTGGCAGCCGGTGCTCCGCGGTGCCGTCACACCGGATCTGACCTACGCATTGGAACTGTTGATTAGCCTACAGTTCGTACGGGCCTTGCGCGAAAGCCGGACCCTTCCCAAAGACATGGTCACGGCTACGGCCATCCTGACTGTTCTCTTGACCGTCATTCAGATAATTACGACAGGCGTAGTGGGGCAATCCGAGAGTTATCTGTCGTATCCGGTGCTCGAAACCGTCCGCAGCATTCGCATCGGTCGCTTCCTGGAGCGCCTGGACACACTCTACGTGATAGGTGTGATGTCCACCATATGCATAAAACTGGGTGTGTTTCACTACGCCTGGTGTGAAGGTATGAAGGACGTTTTTAAACTGTCATCACACCGAATTATGGCGCTCTCCGGCGGCTTATTCGTGTGGGCTGGCAGTTTTGCATTCTTTCGCAGTACGAAGGAAATGGAGCACTTCATCGCGGGTGTGGCGCCAGCGTATTTTGTGGTGACATTGATATGTATTCCCCTTTTAGCTGCCATGGTAATGAAATTTCGGAGGCAAGCAAAACGTTAG
- a CDS encoding IS1182 family transposase gives MGKKFRDYDPNQLMLLPPSLNEWLPDNHLANFVSDVVDHMDISVITKQYEQELRGFPPYHPAMLLKVLIYAYCTGVYSSRKIAKACQDVVAFRVLSANQFPDFRTISDSRKRHLGTFKELFLEVVKIAQHAGMVKLGHVALDGSKIRANASKHKAMSYDRMKQQEQRLRQEIAELTQQAERTDRSEDKKYGNTMGDELPEELTRRESRLAKIQEAMAALEQEAKEEMEQQQQKEQQDKKDDDDPTNQTGVKKRGRPRKESHPAGVPRDKAQRNFTDPESRIMKSKDGFIQAYNVQSVVDEAYQIIVATDVTDHTNDHGVLRTMVEMTEENAKAAIGKISCDAGYFAADDVTWLQEKEIDPYIATGRQKHNEVPESPRGRIPKHYTVKQRMARKLKTKKGHAVYARRKVIVEPVYGQIKGCRGFDRFSLRGLEKVKGEWSLVAMCHNLLKIFKYGHTSWATC, from the coding sequence TTGGGAAAAAAGTTCCGTGACTACGACCCGAACCAACTCATGTTGTTACCACCGAGTTTGAACGAATGGCTACCCGACAATCACTTGGCGAACTTCGTCAGTGATGTGGTCGATCATATGGATATCTCCGTCATTACCAAGCAGTACGAACAGGAATTGCGCGGTTTTCCTCCGTACCACCCGGCCATGTTGTTGAAGGTTCTTATCTATGCATACTGCACAGGTGTGTACTCCTCCAGAAAGATTGCAAAGGCTTGCCAAGATGTTGTAGCATTCCGAGTCCTGTCGGCAAACCAGTTTCCGGACTTTCGTACAATCAGTGATTCTCGCAAACGCCACCTGGGCACCTTCAAGGAACTTTTCTTGGAAGTCGTGAAGATTGCCCAGCATGCAGGGATGGTTAAGCTCGGACATGTAGCTCTGGACGGGAGCAAGATTCGGGCGAACGCATCTAAGCATAAGGCAATGAGTTACGACCGGATGAAACAGCAAGAACAACGGCTACGCCAAGAGATTGCCGAGCTTACGCAGCAAGCTGAACGCACCGACCGCAGTGAAGACAAGAAGTATGGTAACACCATGGGCGATGAACTTCCTGAAGAATTAACCCGCAGAGAAAGCCGATTAGCAAAAATCCAGGAAGCAATGGCTGCCTTGGAGCAGGAAGCCAAGGAAGAAATGGAACAACAGCAGCAAAAGGAACAACAAGACAAGAAGGACGATGACGATCCCACCAACCAGACAGGCGTCAAAAAGCGTGGCCGTCCGCGCAAGGAGAGTCATCCCGCAGGCGTTCCGCGGGACAAAGCACAACGGAACTTCACGGACCCGGAATCCCGCATTATGAAATCGAAAGACGGTTTCATCCAAGCATACAATGTGCAGTCTGTCGTAGATGAAGCGTACCAAATCATTGTTGCAACAGATGTTACAGACCACACTAATGATCATGGCGTCCTACGTACCATGGTTGAAATGACCGAGGAGAATGCAAAAGCGGCAATTGGCAAAATCTCATGTGATGCGGGCTACTTTGCCGCAGACGATGTGACATGGCTTCAAGAGAAAGAAATTGACCCATATATCGCAACGGGTCGTCAAAAACACAATGAGGTGCCGGAGTCACCAAGAGGACGAATACCGAAACACTACACGGTGAAGCAACGGATGGCTCGGAAATTAAAAACAAAGAAGGGTCATGCCGTCTACGCGAGACGCAAAGTGATCGTTGAGCCTGTGTATGGCCAGATTAAGGGTTGCCGGGGATTCGACCGATTCTCTTTACGAGGCTTGGAAAAAGTCAAGGGAGAATGGTCGTTAGTTGCCATGTGCCATAACCTGCTGAAGATATTCAAATACGGCCATACGAGCTGGGCAACGTGCTAA
- a CDS encoding Ger(x)C family spore germination protein — protein MRSRLLRKLAFLFVTSVGSLLLPGCFDIQEVDDMNIVIALGIDRTDDGLVRVTAQLVNPDAAPSAGGSGSGSGKGGAPFIIREETGTIIEDAMNKFKADVPHLMYLAHNTVLVFGSDYAKQGIDRALDYFERNRYFRRNQLFLVTPGQAQDVLSAPSEPEPLNALGLRALVEQIGEMFRVVNSEQLEVVKEYLSPSQASVLSLVDRGATGHILMKGVALFRGAKMVDVLTVDETKGLAWLMMDTRQVVIPLPCDAKDGDVGSAVRLLGSHTQVIPRFGSDGVSFLVKVQARAEIDRLCPNDRLSEKTYQQLEQKTAKYMERHMQAVMTKLQADDVDACQFGTRLFIEDPHTWRQISAQWPAYFARAQVRCNVRVHITRTALSSNTPESAASRSGLAPPAGRGVITQ, from the coding sequence ATGAGGTCGCGCCTTCTGCGTAAGCTGGCCTTCCTCTTCGTGACGAGCGTCGGTTCGTTGCTTTTGCCAGGGTGTTTTGACATTCAGGAGGTCGACGACATGAATATCGTCATAGCCCTTGGTATCGACCGGACCGACGACGGCTTGGTACGAGTGACGGCCCAACTCGTCAATCCGGATGCCGCTCCTTCGGCTGGAGGGAGCGGTTCAGGTTCAGGGAAAGGCGGCGCGCCCTTCATTATCCGTGAAGAGACGGGCACAATTATCGAAGACGCGATGAATAAATTCAAGGCGGACGTACCTCACCTCATGTACTTGGCGCACAACACGGTGTTGGTGTTCGGAAGCGACTACGCAAAGCAAGGCATTGACAGGGCACTTGACTACTTCGAGCGGAACCGGTACTTTCGCCGCAATCAACTGTTCCTCGTGACACCGGGACAGGCCCAGGATGTTCTTTCGGCACCGTCCGAACCTGAGCCGCTGAACGCGCTGGGCCTTCGTGCTTTAGTGGAGCAAATCGGTGAGATGTTCCGCGTTGTCAACAGTGAGCAACTCGAGGTAGTGAAGGAGTACCTGTCACCGTCGCAGGCCTCCGTCCTGTCGTTGGTAGACAGAGGCGCTACGGGCCACATTCTCATGAAAGGGGTTGCTTTGTTTCGCGGTGCAAAGATGGTGGACGTCCTGACGGTGGACGAGACGAAGGGGCTCGCGTGGCTCATGATGGACACCCGCCAGGTGGTCATCCCCCTGCCGTGCGACGCCAAGGACGGCGACGTTGGAAGCGCCGTGCGATTGCTCGGTTCCCACACCCAGGTCATTCCACGGTTTGGCAGCGATGGGGTGAGTTTTCTGGTGAAGGTTCAAGCGCGGGCGGAGATCGACCGACTTTGTCCGAATGATCGGTTGAGCGAGAAAACTTACCAGCAACTTGAGCAGAAAACTGCCAAGTACATGGAACGGCATATGCAGGCAGTGATGACAAAGCTCCAAGCCGACGATGTGGACGCTTGCCAGTTCGGCACGCGATTGTTTATCGAAGACCCACACACGTGGCGACAGATTAGTGCTCAATGGCCAGCTTACTTTGCTCGGGCGCAGGTCAGATGCAATGTACGCGTCCATATTACCCGGACCGCCCTTTCTTCCAATACACCCGAATCCGCGGCCTCGCGAAGTGGCTTGGCTCCACCGGCAGGGCGCGGAGTGATTACACAGTGA